One archaeon BMS3Bbin15 genomic window, TCAGATAGCTAACTATCATTTTTGCATCACCTTTGAACTCGGGTCCAAGTACTGAAAAGTCCGGCACTATTTCAGTTATCCTCTCCTCTATTTTCAAAGGTTCTGTGGTTATCTTCAGCTTCTGAATCACAAGAGTTCCAGCAATATCCTTCTCTGCCTTTGTCAGAATATCCTTCAAATGCTCAGGACAGCTTATCACAACTCTTTTAATCGGGTGGTTTAGAGCAAGTCTCCTCTCAGCCTTGAACCGCCTGAGTTCACCAGTAAGCTTTACTGCAATTTCAGCATCTCTCTCAACATCATGGTTTACAAAATCCTGCCTTACCTCAGGCCATGTGTCTATATTTATGCTTTTCTGTGGCTCTCCTAATGCAAAATATGCATGATAAATCTCCTCAGTTATATGAGGAATAAAAGGTGCAAGAAGCTTCAAGCTGGTGAGTAGCACAGTGTACAGTGTGTAAAGGGCAGAGGTTTTCTCATCAGAATTTTCAGAAGAATATATTCTGTACTTGACCATCTCAAGGTAGCTGTCACAAAAATCCTTCAGGAAGAATTCAGTCACAGCCTTCCTCACTTTGGAGTATTTGTACTCCTCAAAGTAATCAGTTGCCTGTTTGACTGTCCTGTAGCATTTCGATAGCACCCATAAATCAATGAAATTGAACATCTCAGGCTTATCGCCATTATAATCTTTCAGATGCATTAGAGCAAATTTACTGGCATTCCAGAGTTTTGTTAAAAATCTCTGAGCTGTTACAAGGTCCTTCTCCTGAAAGGAGAGGTCTTCGCCCAGCTTGTTTCCACTCGCCCATAAACGCAAAGCATCCGCACTATACTTTTCAATAACAATCTGGGGCTCTATAACATTGCCCTTGCTTTTGCTCATTTTCTTTCCCTGGGGGTCTAGGGCCCAGCCGGATATCATGATATCCTTCCATGGAATATTATTGTGGTGAAAATAAGCCTTTACCACTGTATTGAACAACCAGAAGGTGATTATATCATGAGCCTGGGGTCTCATAGACATGGGATATAGCTTTTTCCTCATATCCTCATCTTCTATAAGCTCTATGGCAATATCAAGGGTAAGGGAACTCGTAGCCCAGGTATCAAGAACATCTTTTTCAGGCTCAAAATTTGTGCTGCCACACTTGCAGGGTGAGGAGGGGTGGTTGCTCAGAGGGTCAACAGGAAGATCTGCCAGCTCTGCCAGCTTTATCTCACCGCAATCCCTGCAGTACCACACAGGGAAGGGCACGCCAGAGAAGCGCTGTCTCGATATGCACCAGTCCCACTTCAAACCATCAATCCAGTTATCATACCTATGGCGCATATGTCCGGGATACCAGTTCATCTCTCTGCCAAGTTCTTTGAATTTCTCCTTCTTGTCGAGGTATTTAATAAACCACTGTTTTGTATTGAGAATTTCAATTTCTGTTCTACAGCGTTCATGCACATTCACAATATGGGTTATTTCTTTTGACCCAACCAGGAGCCCGGCCTCCCTCAAATCCTCAATAATCTTCTGCCTTGCCTCCTTTATTGTCATACCTTCATATTTGCCTGTCAGAGAGGTCATTCTCCCATCCTTGGTTATGGCAACTTTTAGAGGAAGGTTATATTCCATATACCACTCTATATCTGTTGTATCTCCAAAGGTGCAGCACATGACCATACCCGAGCCTTTTTCAGGGTCAACTCTGCTGTCTGCCAGGATTTCAACCTCATGGTTGAATACAGGTACTCTGGCTTTCCTGCCCACATATTTACTGTACCTCTTGTCTTCGGGATGGACAAAAACAGCGACACAGGCAGGGAGAAGCTCAGGCCTTGTTGTAGATATTATAAGATTTTCATCCTCAACTTTAAAGATAATATCGTTGAAACTACTCTTCATCTCCTTATCTTCAAGTTCCACCTGAGCTATTGCAGTCTGACAGTTAGGACACCAGATAAAGGGACTTTCTTTTCTGTATTCTACCCCTGCTCTGTAGAGGTCAATAAAGGAGCGCTGAGAAATTCTTCTGCAGTGTTCGTCAATTGTGGAGTAGTAAAGAGAAAAATCAGCACTTATTCCAATATTCTTCCAGTTCTGCACAAACTCTGGAAGAATTTTTTCAAGTGTGCTCAGGCATAGTTTTACAAACTCTTCTCTTGGCATCTCAGTTGCATTAACATTGTTGAGCTTCTCAACAAGCCTCTCAGTGGGCAAACCATTATCATCTGTGCCAAAGGGGTAGAAGACATTGAATCCCCTCATCCTCATATACCTTGCCATAAAGTCCATCTGAGAGTAGGAGAAGGCATGACCAAGATGCATTTTTCCACTTACGGTTGGTGGAGGAGTGTCTATAGAAAATACAGGTTTATTGCTATTTCTATCAAACCTGCATATATCCATTTCTTCCCATTTTACATGCCACTTTTTCTCAATTTCTTCTGGATTATAACTGCCATCAAGCATTCTATTTACTCCTATACTGGACCTTTATATCTTTTTTTACTATAATCTTCATAAAATCTTTTGCAGCTATGGTTTTTACTCCGGTTGCCTTTTCAACAGCCCTTGCCTCACTATCGAGGCAGTTCAGCATAGTCATACCAAAGTGCTGCATCACAACCAGCTCTGGCTCTGTTTTTTTCAGTATCTTTATCAAATCATCTCTGCAGAGATGCCATTTTATCCTCTTTTTCTCAGGTCTTATAACATTTGCAATGAGCACTCTCGCACCTGTGTAGCTGGACTCCATACCACTGAAGTACTCTGTATCACAGGTATATGCTATGGCGCCTTCTCTGAAATTAAATTTCATACCTATTGCAGTAGGGTCGCTGTGCCTTGTTGGGAGAGCCTCCAGTTTAACTCCCCTGATTTCAGTCTTGTCCCCTGCCTTCAATGCCATTATCTCACTGAGCTGGGAAGTATGGTAGTTGCTAAGCACAGGTCTGAAGCCATCAGCACCATCAACTGTACTTAAACTTCCAATAAAACTTCCCCTGTGTTTTGTCATGGCTCTTGTCATAGCCTCTACCATAAGCTCTGCATCAGTATAATGGTCGGGGTGAGAATGGCTTACAACACATGCATGGGTTGAGAAGGGATTTATACCTGCCTCCTTGAGGTCCAGCATAGCACCTGGTCCAGGGTCTATGTGAATATTAATATTATCGCCATGAATTCTGAAACCGCCTGTTCTGAGCTTCTGAAGGAGTGTTACCCACCTGCCCCCGCCTGTCCCAAGAAAAATTATCTCCATTTATTCCTCTCCTAATTAAAGTCTGGTTATAAACTCCTCAACAGCTTCTTTAAAGGGAAGTCCATCTCTGGCACCAAGATGTTCAGTACACCTGGCTGCAGTAAAGTTACCCAGTCTGGCGCATGTTTCAGGTTCATAGCCTCTCACCAGACCATACAGGAAACCTGCCGCAAAGGCGTCACCTGCTCCCGTTGTGTCAACAACTCTGACATTCTCAGCTTCAACTCTTATTTCTTTGTCTCCTGTTCTTATGTAACACCCGTCCCTGCCAAGAGTTACAGCCACTATCTCAGCACCCATCATTATCAAATCCCTTGCACCATTTTCATACTGTTTACCTGTAAGATAAGATGCCTCTTCTCTATTTAGAAATATCACCTTACTTTTTGATATAAAATCTCTCAATTCTGAAAGATTTTTGTATTTT contains:
- the valS_2 gene encoding valine--tRNA ligase, encoding MLDGSYNPEEIEKKWHVKWEEMDICRFDRNSNKPVFSIDTPPPTVSGKMHLGHAFSYSQMDFMARYMRMRGFNVFYPFGTDDNGLPTERLVEKLNNVNATEMPREEFVKLCLSTLEKILPEFVQNWKNIGISADFSLYYSTIDEHCRRISQRSFIDLYRAGVEYRKESPFIWCPNCQTAIAQVELEDKEMKSSFNDIIFKVEDENLIISTTRPELLPACVAVFVHPEDKRYSKYVGRKARVPVFNHEVEILADSRVDPEKGSGMVMCCTFGDTTDIEWYMEYNLPLKVAITKDGRMTSLTGKYEGMTIKEARQKIIEDLREAGLLVGSKEITHIVNVHERCRTEIEILNTKQWFIKYLDKKEKFKELGREMNWYPGHMRHRYDNWIDGLKWDWCISRQRFSGVPFPVWYCRDCGEIKLAELADLPVDPLSNHPSSPCKCGSTNFEPEKDVLDTWATSSLTLDIAIELIEDEDMRKKLYPMSMRPQAHDIITFWLFNTVVKAYFHHNNIPWKDIMISGWALDPQGKKMSKSKGNVIEPQIVIEKYSADALRLWASGNKLGEDLSFQEKDLVTAQRFLTKLWNASKFALMHLKDYNGDKPEMFNFIDLWVLSKCYRTVKQATDYFEEYKYSKVRKAVTEFFLKDFCDSYLEMVKYRIYSSENSDEKTSALYTLYTVLLTSLKLLAPFIPHITEEIYHAYFALGEPQKSINIDTWPEVRQDFVNHDVERDAEIAVKLTGELRRFKAERRLALNHPIKRVVISCPEHLKDILTKAEKDIAGTLVIQKLKITTEPLKIEERITEIVPDFSVLGPEFKGDAKMIVSYLKGCDAEAFARELLDKGEISIEVEGKKFTLEKKHIKEVKKEIKGEGKVLNSAIAGLNVLVEI
- a CDS encoding ribonuclease Z — translated: MEIIFLGTGGGRWVTLLQKLRTGGFRIHGDNINIHIDPGPGAMLDLKEAGINPFSTHACVVSHSHPDHYTDAELMVEAMTRAMTKHRGSFIGSLSTVDGADGFRPVLSNYHTSQLSEIMALKAGDKTEIRGVKLEALPTRHSDPTAIGMKFNFREGAIAYTCDTEYFSGMESSYTGARVLIANVIRPEKKRIKWHLCRDDLIKILKKTEPELVVMQHFGMTMLNCLDSEARAVEKATGVKTIAAKDFMKIIVKKDIKVQYRSK